A window of Thalassophryne amazonica chromosome 12, fThaAma1.1, whole genome shotgun sequence genomic DNA:
actagaggtcagggtaatgccatccacagtaaggatctggttagacaccatgtttctaagatttgtggggccaagtacaataacttcagttttatctgagtttaaaagcaggaaattagaggtcatccatgtctttatgtctgtaagacaatcctgcagtttagctaattggtgtgtgttgtctggcttcatggatagataaagctgggtatcatctgcgtaacaatgaaaatttaagcaataccgtctaataatactgcctaagggaagcatatataaagtgaataaaattggtcctagcacagaaccttgtggaactccataattaactttagtctgtgaagaagattccccatttacatgaacaaattgtaatctattagacaaatatgattcaaaccaccgcagcgcagtgcctttaatacctatggcatgctctaatctctgtaataaaattttatggtcaacagtatcaaaagcagcactgaggtctaacagaacaagcacagagatgagtccactgtccgaggccataagaagatcatttgtaaccttcactaatgctgtttctgtactatgatgaattctaaaacctgactgaaactcttcaaatagaccattcctctgcagatgatcagttagctgttttacaactaccctttcaagaatttttgagagaaaaggaaggttggagattggcctataattagctaagataactgggtcaagtgatggctttttaagtaatggtttaattactgccaccttaaaagcctgtggtacatagccaactaacaaagatagattgatcatatttaagatcgaagcattaaataatggtagggcttccttgagcagcctggtaggaatggggtctaataaacttgttgatggtttggatgaagtaactaatgaaaataactcagacagaacaatcggagagaaagagtctaaccaaataccggcatcactgaaagcagccaaagataacgatacgtctttgggatggttatgagtaattttttctctaatagttaaaattttgttagcaaagaaagtcatgaactcattactagttaaagttaatggaatactcagctcaatagagctctgactctttgtcagcctggctacagtgctgaaaagaaacctggggttgttcttattttcttcaattagtgatgagtagaaagatgtcctagctttacggagggcttttttatagagcaacagactctttttccaggctaagtgaagatcttctaaattagtgagacgccatttcctctccaacttacgggttatctgctttaagctacgagtttgagagttataccatggagtcagacacttctgatttaaagctctctttttcagaggagctacagcatccaaagctgtcttcaatgaggatgtaaaactattgacgagatactctatctcccttacagagtttaggtagctactctgcactgtgttgttatatggcattagagaacataaagaaggaatcatatccttaaacctagttacagcgctttctgaaagacttctagtgtaatgaaacttattccctactgctgggtagtccatcagagtaaatgtaaatgttattaaaaaatgatcagacagaagggagttttcagggaatactgttaagtcttctatttccataccataagtcagaacaagatctaagatatgattaaagtggtgggtggactcatttactttttgagcaaagccaatagagtctaataatagattaaatgcagtgttgaggctgtcattctcagcatctgtgtggatgttaaaatcgcccactataattatcttatctgagctaagcactaagtcagacaaaaggtctgaaaattcacagagaaactcacagtaacgaccaggtggacgatagataataacaaataaaactggtttttgggacttccaatttggatggacaagactaagagacaagctttcaaatgaattaaagctctgtctgggtttttgattaattaataagctggaatggaagattgctgctaatccaccgccccggcccgtgctacgagcattctgacagttagtgtgactcgggggtgttgactcatttaaactaacatattcatcctgctgtaaccaggtttctgttaggcagaataaatcaatatgttgatcaattattatatcatttaccaacagggacttagaagagagagacctaatgtttaatagaccacatttaactgttttagtctgtggtgcagttgaaggtgctatattattttttctttttgaatttttatgcttaaatagatttttgctggttattggtagtctgggagcaggcaccgtctctacggggatggggtaatgaggggatggcagggggagagaagctgcagagaggtgtgtaagactacaactctgcttcctggtcccaaccctggatagtcacggtttggaggatttaagaaaattagccagatttctagaaatgagagctgctccatccaaagtgggatggatgccgtctctcctaacaagaccagaagctttgccaattatctatgaagcccacctcattttttggacaccactcagacagccagcaattcaaggagaacatgcggctaaacatgtcactcccggtccgattggggaggggcccagagaaaactacagagtccgacattgtttttgcaaagttacacaccgatttaatgttaattttagtgacctccgattggcgtaaccgggtgtcattactgccgacgtgaattacaatcttaccaaatttacgcttagccttaaccagcagtttcaaatttccttcaatgtcgcctgctctggcccccggaagacaattgactatggttgctggtgtcgctaacttcacatttctcaaaacagagtcgccaataaccagagtttgatcctcggcgggtgtgtcgtcgagtggggaaaaacggttagagatgtgaacgggttggcggtgtacacggggcttctgtttagggctacgcttcctcctcacagtcacccagtcagcctgctttcccggctgctcgggatctgccaggggggaactaacggcggctaagctaccttggtccgcaccgactacaggggcctggctagctgtagaattttccacggtgcggagccgagtctccaattcgcccagcctggcctccaaagctacgaataagcttaagaataagaacagaaacataccaataatatgaatgttatgtatatatacacgcacacacatgtatacatatatacacatacatactacatatatgcatatacatatatacacacacatatacacgtacatatacatacatattgactgattgatcatttattttgagttttacaaaataagcatttctttgacatctacatttacccacattgggttgaaaagaacaggagatacaacaggagatatactggtagaccaaggaagacatcaaagcgtcaagacagaaaacttaaagcaatgtctcaaaaatcgaaaatgcacaacaaaactaatgaggaatgaatgggaggaaactggagtcaacgtctgtgaccgaactgtaagaaaccgcctaaaggaaatgggatttacatacagaaaagctaaacgaaagccatcattaacacctaaatagaaaaaaaaacaaggttacaatgggctaaggaaaagcaatcgtggactgtggatgactggatgaaagtcatattcagtgatgaatctcgaatctgcattgggcaaggtgatgatgctggaacttttgtttggtgccgttccaatgagatttataaagatgactgcctgaagagaacatgtaaatttccacagtcactgatgatatggggctgcacgtcaggtaaaggcactggagagatggctgtcattacatcaataaatgcacaagtttacattgatattttggacacttttcttatcccattaattgaaaggatgtttggggatgatgaaatcatttttcaagatgataatgcatcttgccatagagcaaaaactgtgaaaacatttccttgcaaaaagacacatagggtcaatgtcatggcctgcaaatagcccggatcttaatccaattgaaaatctttggtggaagttgaagaaaattgtccatgacaaggctccaacctccaaagctgatctggcaacagcaatcagagaaaattggagccagattaattaagagtactgtttgttactcattaagtccatgcctcagagactgcaagctgttataaaagccagaggtggtgcaacaaaatactagtgatgtgttggagcgttttctttttcatgattccataattttttccctctgcttggtctaaaaaagtaactgttactgccacaattttttttttcctgatttcttaaagccagaaagttgccatttgaaatgacttgttttgtgtcatgtctatgatctgctttttttctacaaaattaaacaactgaatgaacatcctccgaggccggtgattccataatttttgccaggggttgtatatcttcTCCTCCTGGATGAAATATGTAGCACACTATTGGGTGATTTTTGTTTAAGAGGAGTCAAATGATGCCTTACACATCTCGTTACGGAAAGAAAGCCCATGTTAATAAATCAAGCAGATAACCACCATCATGGTACCAATTAGTGATAACCAAGACCATCAGGTTTCTTGCGTGAGTTCATACAAAGACTCAGGTATGTCGACATAAATCCATTGCACAGCTTTAGGTCACAGTCCAGCAACATTTGGACTAGTTTTGAACTTGATGCTAAAGATAGTTAACATGGAATGTGTGACCATGATTAACAGCAGAACTTAAGTTCAAATGTCTTTCTAGGCAGGAGAATCTGTTAAACCAGAGAGACAGAACCACACGTGCTGCATTCGTTTAAAGTAACGACACAAGACAGGCATGTTGTGATAAAATAAGTTTTAAATgtatcaaaaaaaaacaaacatcagatcCTCTAAGCTGATGTTTGAACAAGTCAGGTGCATTACAAGAGCATAGCTAACAAAAAGGATAAAACTCCTTGAGGAACTCTACAAATGGCACATGGACAGCTCCACCACAATGAACATCTGGGTACAAACGTCAACCAAACAAGATGATTCAATGTGTTAAAATCTGAATACAAACATtgccatttaaaaacaaaacgtcATAAGATCATCAAATTAGTAACACTGAAGACTGGAAAAGGCAAGTTAAGAAATTAAACCGTACACcacaattttttgtttttaaagttacttTCCAGCCTTAGCAGCACTACGCTTCAGTTCATTTTAGTCACtgagacaaaaaaggaaaatccAGCACAGAATATGTACAGTGTTACAAAAGGCCAGTCCCATCAGAAGGCAAGAGTAACGATACCCTGCTATTACCAGCTCACCGCTACCAAGGACAAGACTGCCTTGTTTTAAGTTGACCAGCCAACTTGAAGCCATTAGAATGCAGGTTAAATCATCTCAGTAGGAGAAGAGGAAACACTGTACTAGTTTAAAGAAAAGAATGTCAGGAGGGGAGTGGCATTCAGTAATCTAAAGGTTTATCTCCTTCCTCGCTCAGCAAACACGTGCGGATCAGGGCCTCCGTTACACCATACGGGTCGCAGTTGGCAGATGGTCTGCGGTCCTCAAAGTAGCCCTTCTTCTCCTGCCCGACATTACGGGGAATGCGAATGCTGGCGCCACGGTTGGCCACACCTGCAGAGAACTCGTGGATGTTTGAGGTTTCGTGATGACCGGTGAGACGGCGGGCGTTGTCCAGCCCCCCTTTGGGGTCATAAGCACGAATATGGTATTCGTGCCTCTTCCCGAGCTTCTCAATCGCGTCTTCAATGGCTCTGAAAACATAAACAGGGTGCCCGTCAGAGCTGATGTGATTAAAGCAACAATGCTCACAAATCAAACCACTGATGAACTGGCACTCACTTTAATCCACCATCTTCCCTCATCTCTTTCGTGCTGAAGTTTGTATGGCAGCCAGCACCATTCCAGTTTCCGGGGATGGGCTTAGGGTCAAATGTGGCGACCACGCCAAAATCTTCACACACACGGTGCAGGATAAAACGTGCCGCCCAGAGATGATCGCCCATGTTGATACCCTCACAAGGTCCAACCTGAAACTCCCACTGTCCAGAAAGAGAAACGAAAGTAAGTTATGAGTTCCAAATTTTAAAGCCTGTTCATTACATTTAAAAGATATTTTAGGATGTTTTTCCATATTTACCTGTGCAGGCATTACTTCTGCATTTGTGCCACAAATCTGGACTCCAGCGTAGAGACAGGCTCTGTAATGGGCCTCCACTATGTCTCTGCCATAGGCTTTGTCTGCTCCCACACCACAGTAATAGGGACCTGTACAATACAAACTAGTTAAAACCACCCAGTCGACAATCATTTCATCCAAGCAACACAACACTGACATTCACAAGTAAGGCCATATGCTTATATAAACCAGGACTAAAAACAAGCAAACTTAAATTTTGGCTAATTCAACAAATACATAAACACAATGATAGCATTTATCATTTTAAGATAataatgagatgagatttatttaaTAAGACACATTTAAAGTTTTGTTCTCCTTGGCAGATTTTTAGTGGAGTCTTTTGGTAGCTATGTGACACTGTTCACCTTCAAAAGCACTTAACACCATGATCCTAAAAGCTGTCAACCAATGACAGATGTTTACAACTGATCACCAATCTTTTGACAATTTTGGATTAATGACTGCACGTTGACAAATATTTGCCATTTTGAGCATCCTTCCTCAATCATGTAAAGTATATTATCCCAAGCTTTCAATATTTCTGTAGAATAAGACTGTAAAGTTGATCACGGCACCATGACTCTTGAGATGGCACCCATGAAGGAACCCAGCTTGTCGAGATCCTGAATTTTTCTTCCAAAGCCTTGGCTGAATTGTTTTGATTCCATCCACCATAAATAGGTGGCGCCAGTTATTCAGACATGCATTTAACCCCTAGTTGTGCCAAACAGTCTTTTAAAGTTTGAAAAGTAATGTCATATGTAACGTTCTGACCAACTCAAAATTTAAAGCTAAGTTGCATCATTTTAAAATAACTACATGGAGtttagacatttttattatttacaggAGACATAACTGACTGAACACATACTGGTAGACAAGATGGAATATGTACCTTTTGGGAAAAATAGAGTTTGAATGCTTTTTATCCCAGCTGTACCAAAACGTATGGCCTCATTCGCATATGAGTTTCTGGACTTGTTCTTTACCTTGTGGTCCAGGAAATCCATTCGATGGCCAGCCGAAAGGGTGTCCATCTGTGCCAAGAATTGTGTACTCTTGCTCCATGCCAAACCAAGGATGCTGGTCCTTGACCATGTTCATCACCTTGTTACACCTCATTCGAAGATTTGTTTCTGCaaataaaattttttaaatttaaaaagtgaCATCAGTAAAGAGATGAACTGGTCCAATCTATTCAGTATCTCTTCTCATTTTCTATAAAAATTATGTAAAAGCAATTCTTTTGGTTTCACTTTTGCTTAGAGTAGCCCCAGTGAATCCAGTATGaacccacatgttgatttggcagtttAATACCGGATGGCTTCAGATGTACAAAGGGAATGGAACACTGGAGGCCTTGAACCAGACCTTTTACCATTTAACAATTCACTGACTGTAATACTGTAATGTGTGCACATTGTCCAACACAAAGTAATATGTCAGATTGTCTTGCTGAAGCCAATGTTTTCACCAATTAGTGCTTTATAGTCACAAAAAGAAGCAAATTAACACATTCAAATGACTTAACAAAACCAGTCAAAAGCCAAAGATATGAATTCATAGTGATGAAACAGAAAAAGCAGCAAATTCAACTGACAAGCTAAAATTGgtcttattttttaatttaacattgtAATACAGTTACAACAACTAATCCACTATTGAATTAATTGCTACTTTTgtaacagattaataattttcaccAATCTACTAATCAATTAACTGAGAAAATCTGATGAGCTGCCCTACTATGCAAGCAATAACTTCAGACATGAATTTTAAGATTAATTTCAAATGTACCAAAACATTTCAGCAGTGTGAGATATTACTTCTAGAGTTGGTCTACCTTAAAAATATTGTTTTGCAGTTGTGGCAGGGGATTCAACTTTACAGAAGAACATTTAGCAAATTTTAACTATTTTACCACATTTGTTAACCATGAAGACTTCAGACCAAGACATGCTGGTACCTGATGGTTTGCGGTTGTACTTCAGCACTTCACAGAAGACAAGCTTGTTGGGATCTTCGCGAAAGGGATCACGGAACATGGCAGCAGGAACCAAGTACATGTCGCTGTTGGAGCCCTCAGCCTGGTACGTGCTGGAACCGTCAAAGTTCCATTCCGGAAGATCTACACAACAAAGGACAGCTGTGCTTCATACTGCACGACTGCTAGCAGTTACATGCAATACATAACATGTTACATATCCTAGAAAATATTTTTGCAAGAGTCAAGAACAAGCTATTACTTAAAGGCTGAGTGTACCTTCAACACTTTTGGGTTCATAATCCAGCGTTCTGGTTTTACATCTGAGTCCCTCTCCTGTTCCATCAACCCAAATGTACATAGCTTGGACTTTATTCCCCTGAGGGAGTTCCATGTAATGCTTCTTGACAGCTTTACTCAAGCTGGCACTTGCAGATGTGGCCATTTTTGCTACTGTAACACACCTGAAAAAGACAACAGGTTGTGAGACCAGTGTTTTCATTTGATTCCAGGCCGCCTAACCAGGACGGGAGGTTACTGCGTGATTGTTCCGGTCTTCCAGAAGAAGAAAATGTAGTTTTCCACTCTTTTCCCTCCCCCACTTTGTAAACAAAGGAAGGTGGCCTCCACTGGTGTTAAACCAGATTCTGTGACCCAGCAGATTTTGAGACCTGATTAAGATTCTTGCCTCTGTagataattagattttttttaacatttaggcATTTTAGAGTGTTTAAAAACTCTATGTGGGATCATACAACTTGAAAACAGCATAAACTATCAGTCTTAACTATTTAACCCGCGTGTCCCAGAAAACGACAAAACAATATATTTTCTTTGTCAGAGTGGATCATGCTGTTCTGAACTGTAAAGTCTTTGGTCTACCTCTTAATGTGATCTTCCATAACAGAGTAAAGTAATTTTCGATACTCAATTAGCGGAAACAAATTCTACTCTGAGCACAAAATCTACCGGGTTACATAATTCCGTGGAACACCAGTTAGCCGCGGATTTGGCCTACAAAGGCTGGATGAGCTGGAAATGCAACAGTTTCCCCTCTCAAACGAAgaagaatgaaaaaaacaaacaaaccatatCAAAGTACACCACTACTACACGAAAAGGGGGGAAATTATTGCAAAACCACGTCAGCAGAGCTGGTGTCGCCATGGCTACAACGAGTTACTGAGGCAATGTTACATCATTGGCGCGTTCATTCCATGCGGCACATCACTAATGAACAACAAAAAGATGGAATTAAACTTCACATTCCTGCAGACTATGGCTCGGATTCTACCACATAATTAATATaatgaaatta
This region includes:
- the LOC117522458 gene encoding glutamine synthetase, whose translation is MATSASASLSKAVKKHYMELPQGNKVQAMYIWVDGTGEGLRCKTRTLDYEPKSVEDLPEWNFDGSSTYQAEGSNSDMYLVPAAMFRDPFREDPNKLVFCEVLKYNRKPSETNLRMRCNKVMNMVKDQHPWFGMEQEYTILGTDGHPFGWPSNGFPGPQGPYYCGVGADKAYGRDIVEAHYRACLYAGVQICGTNAEVMPAQWEFQVGPCEGINMGDHLWAARFILHRVCEDFGVVATFDPKPIPGNWNGAGCHTNFSTKEMREDGGLKAIEDAIEKLGKRHEYHIRAYDPKGGLDNARRLTGHHETSNIHEFSAGVANRGASIRIPRNVGQEKKGYFEDRRPSANCDPYGVTEALIRTCLLSEEGDKPLDY